In Iodobacter fluviatilis, one DNA window encodes the following:
- a CDS encoding PhoX family protein — MLDEMQASRRQALKLFSSIPLLPLGGASAASVLMTACGGDSDTTSVTPPATISFESASFSSMAAPGIADPYAMGTTSVGSALNVKLSDGSTQSFKLAYKPFFITGDYVPDGKGGYNLSGGYVDINNKPIMDTSVVGLERQFFSDCADGTSLINLDKTTVAGIKGKAVFAVVQFEYTSKNQAGQSMYGQLPSPIAVLTLDQDQATGKLTLVKYHNVDTSAAHMLWITCGASMSPWNTHLSSEEYEPDAFTAATDAQFKGFSKNVFGDETKANPYHYGHLPEVTVNPDGTGSIKKHYCLGRISHELIQVMPDNRTALMGDDATNSGLFIFVADKEKDLSSGSLYVAKVGTGFSIDPAAAGAALTWIKLGSATSAEIEKMANTLKPNDIMTVVSKDPADASFTKIYNGGNVEWIKIKPGMEKAAAFLETHRYASFVGASMVFTKMEGTTVNAKDKIAYSALQNIQASMVKGDKANNPNDSVALEKALKAGGVMAHTLTGGQKDSAGAAINSEWVPVKTKALIVGEDIAKDALGNTANADKIANPDNLKFSEKLRTLFIGEDSGQHVNNFVWAYNIDTKVLSRLISMPAGAEATGLVVADDVNGWTYIMSNFQHPGEWISSMDKAAIAAVNPIVNSNYKNKFGCAVGYLTAEATGMKLSKV; from the coding sequence TTGTTAGATGAAATGCAAGCTTCCCGCCGCCAAGCCTTAAAATTATTCTCCAGCATTCCACTTTTACCACTGGGTGGTGCTTCAGCCGCATCCGTACTCATGACCGCCTGTGGCGGAGACAGCGATACAACATCAGTCACTCCACCGGCCACAATCAGCTTTGAATCAGCCAGCTTCAGCAGCATGGCAGCCCCTGGCATTGCAGACCCCTACGCAATGGGCACGACCAGCGTTGGCTCCGCTCTGAATGTAAAACTTAGCGATGGCAGCACACAAAGCTTCAAGCTGGCTTACAAGCCTTTCTTTATCACAGGCGATTATGTTCCTGATGGTAAGGGCGGTTACAACCTGTCTGGCGGCTATGTTGATATCAACAACAAACCGATTATGGATACATCCGTAGTTGGCCTTGAAAGACAATTCTTCTCTGATTGTGCTGACGGTACATCACTGATTAACTTGGATAAAACAACAGTTGCCGGTATCAAGGGCAAAGCGGTGTTTGCGGTTGTTCAGTTTGAATACACCTCAAAAAACCAAGCCGGCCAAAGCATGTATGGCCAGCTGCCTTCCCCTATTGCTGTGCTGACGCTAGATCAAGATCAAGCCACAGGTAAGCTGACACTGGTTAAATACCACAATGTAGATACCTCAGCAGCGCACATGCTGTGGATCACCTGTGGCGCCAGCATGTCACCATGGAATACCCACCTTTCCAGCGAAGAATACGAGCCGGATGCTTTTACTGCTGCAACAGATGCGCAATTTAAAGGCTTCAGCAAAAATGTATTCGGCGATGAAACCAAAGCCAATCCTTATCACTACGGCCACCTGCCAGAAGTAACGGTTAACCCGGATGGTACTGGCTCGATCAAAAAACATTACTGCCTAGGCCGTATCTCGCACGAACTGATTCAAGTGATGCCGGATAACCGCACCGCTTTAATGGGTGACGATGCGACCAATAGCGGCTTGTTTATTTTTGTTGCAGATAAAGAAAAAGATCTGTCTTCAGGATCGCTGTATGTGGCTAAAGTCGGTACAGGTTTCTCTATCGACCCGGCAGCAGCCGGTGCCGCACTGACATGGATTAAGCTTGGCTCCGCCACCAGCGCTGAAATCGAAAAAATGGCTAACACCCTCAAGCCAAACGATATCATGACTGTTGTAAGCAAAGACCCTGCAGATGCAAGCTTCACCAAGATCTACAACGGCGGCAATGTTGAGTGGATTAAAATCAAGCCAGGCATGGAAAAAGCAGCGGCCTTCCTTGAAACCCACCGTTACGCCAGCTTTGTGGGTGCCAGCATGGTATTCACAAAGATGGAAGGCACCACCGTTAACGCGAAAGACAAGATTGCTTACTCAGCGCTGCAAAACATCCAGGCCTCAATGGTTAAGGGCGATAAAGCCAATAACCCAAATGACAGCGTTGCACTGGAAAAAGCATTAAAAGCAGGTGGCGTCATGGCGCACACCTTAACAGGCGGCCAAAAAGATTCAGCGGGTGCAGCCATCAACAGCGAATGGGTACCGGTAAAAACCAAAGCCCTGATCGTTGGTGAAGATATTGCAAAAGATGCATTGGGTAATACAGCCAATGCTGACAAGATTGCCAACCCAGACAATCTGAAATTCTCTGAAAAACTGCGCACCCTGTTTATTGGTGAAGACAGCGGACAGCACGTAAATAACTTTGTGTGGGCTTACAATATCGACACTAAAGTGCTTTCACGCCTGATCTCTATGCCAGCGGGTGCAGAAGCAACTGGCTTGGTCGTTGCCGATGATGTAAATGGCTGGACTTATATCATGAGCAACTTCCAACACCCGGGTGAATGGATTAGCTCAATGGACAAGGCCGCTATTGCAGCAGTTAACCCCATTGTTAACAGCAACTACAAAAACAAATTTGGTTGCGCTGTAGGTTACCTGACTGCTGAAGCAACAGGCATGAAGCTGTCTAAAGTTTAA
- a CDS encoding adenosylcobalamin-dependent ribonucleoside-diphosphate reductase gives MTPNTINYLGNTDMAPQEISLDVLLEKYAKGEEASIADVQARVASALASVEQPDFKAYFEEKFLWAQQNGFVPAGRINSAAGMDLHATLINCFVQPVGDSVSGITDGKPSIYTALSDAAETMRRGGGVGYDFSTIRPKDSLVRGTRSRASGPVSFMQVFNASCSTVESAGARRGAQMGVLRGDHPDILEFIRSKDQGGLTNFNISIGVSDEFMEAVNQDKDFCLVHQAEPGPEKIAAGAYLRENGLWVHQTIRARALWDEVMKSTYDHAEPGILFLSRMNSDNNLYYCETIEATNPCAEQPLPDYGCCCLGSVNLTRFVKSPFSSDVSFDFEGFQEVVSIGIRMLDNVLEATAWPLPQQKAEAMSKRRIGLGYLGLGSTLVMMGLRYDSDAGRALAQKISEVMRDAAYLASVDLAKEKGAFTLFDSTKYLAGNFAKRLPKAIRAAIAKHGLRNSHLLSIAPTGTITLAFADNASNGIEPAFSWVYNRKKRMSDGTTQTYEVADHAWRLYRHMGNDVSDDSKLPAPFVTALNMSASDHMKMLEVVQPFVDSAISKTVNVPADYPYADFQNLYMDAWRAGLKGLATYRPNSILGSVLSVAEAPVAVAEEEPIPDDDLLRKQFDRRPNGDLESVTSKIVYMTYEGKKVVYLTVSFIHISGMVGGELVTIERPFEFFMPASQKSEDQQWITASMRLLSMAARSGGSIAKSLADMREVIWGKGTVRCGMINKEDGSQAPLFHESEVAAIGYALQQILTKRGFLDASGNQVPTKLLAERFKNKHMTYLINESHYEAPLAPVSPIATGKKCPECGAYALQKVDGCSRCLSCGHVGACG, from the coding sequence ATGACACCGAATACGATTAATTATTTAGGAAACACCGATATGGCCCCGCAAGAAATTTCTCTGGATGTATTACTGGAAAAGTACGCCAAGGGCGAAGAAGCCTCGATTGCCGATGTACAAGCGCGCGTTGCCAGCGCTTTGGCCAGCGTAGAGCAGCCTGATTTTAAAGCTTACTTTGAAGAGAAGTTTTTATGGGCGCAGCAAAATGGTTTTGTACCGGCTGGCCGTATTAACTCTGCTGCGGGTATGGATTTACACGCCACGCTGATCAATTGCTTTGTGCAGCCTGTGGGCGATTCAGTTTCTGGCATCACGGACGGCAAGCCTAGCATTTATACCGCGCTCTCTGATGCGGCAGAAACCATGCGCCGTGGTGGTGGTGTGGGCTACGATTTCTCGACTATCCGGCCTAAAGATTCACTGGTGCGCGGCACACGTTCCCGCGCTTCCGGCCCGGTTTCCTTTATGCAGGTGTTTAATGCGTCGTGCTCAACCGTTGAATCAGCGGGTGCGCGGCGTGGCGCTCAGATGGGTGTGTTGCGTGGCGATCACCCGGATATCCTGGAATTTATCCGCTCTAAAGATCAGGGCGGGCTGACTAATTTTAATATCTCGATCGGCGTAAGCGACGAGTTTATGGAAGCCGTTAACCAGGACAAAGACTTCTGCCTCGTGCACCAAGCCGAGCCTGGCCCGGAAAAAATCGCGGCGGGCGCATATCTGCGTGAAAACGGCCTGTGGGTACACCAAACCATACGCGCACGCGCGCTTTGGGATGAGGTGATGAAATCCACTTACGATCACGCCGAGCCAGGCATTTTGTTTTTATCGCGCATGAATAGCGACAACAATCTGTATTACTGCGAAACCATCGAAGCCACCAACCCCTGCGCCGAGCAGCCTTTGCCGGATTACGGCTGCTGCTGTCTGGGCTCTGTCAACCTCACCCGCTTTGTAAAATCGCCTTTTTCCAGCGATGTGAGCTTTGATTTTGAGGGCTTCCAGGAGGTCGTCAGCATTGGGATTAGGATGCTGGATAATGTGCTGGAAGCCACCGCATGGCCGCTGCCACAGCAAAAAGCCGAAGCGATGTCCAAACGTCGCATTGGTCTGGGCTACCTGGGCCTTGGCAGCACGCTGGTGATGATGGGCCTGCGCTACGATTCTGATGCGGGCCGTGCGCTGGCGCAGAAAATATCAGAGGTCATGCGCGATGCGGCTTATCTGGCATCGGTGGATTTAGCCAAAGAAAAAGGCGCTTTTACCCTGTTTGATAGCACTAAATACCTAGCAGGCAATTTTGCTAAACGTCTGCCAAAGGCAATTCGTGCGGCGATTGCCAAGCATGGTCTGCGTAACTCGCACCTCTTATCCATTGCGCCCACCGGCACCATTACGCTGGCCTTTGCAGACAACGCCTCTAACGGCATCGAGCCTGCTTTCTCATGGGTGTATAACCGCAAAAAACGCATGAGCGACGGCACCACGCAAACTTATGAAGTGGCCGATCACGCATGGCGTCTGTACCGCCATATGGGTAACGATGTATCGGATGACAGCAAGCTGCCAGCGCCCTTTGTGACCGCGCTAAATATGTCAGCCAGCGATCATATGAAGATGCTGGAAGTCGTGCAGCCCTTTGTGGATTCGGCCATTTCTAAAACAGTGAATGTGCCTGCAGATTATCCTTACGCAGATTTCCAAAACCTCTATATGGATGCATGGCGTGCAGGGCTAAAAGGCCTAGCGACTTATCGCCCCAATAGCATTTTGGGTAGTGTGTTATCGGTCGCTGAAGCGCCTGTTGCGGTGGCAGAAGAAGAGCCAATTCCCGATGATGATTTACTGCGCAAGCAGTTTGACCGCCGCCCGAATGGCGATCTGGAATCAGTGACTTCCAAAATCGTGTATATGACGTACGAAGGTAAAAAAGTGGTTTACCTTACCGTCAGCTTTATTCATATCTCAGGCATGGTGGGCGGTGAGCTGGTGACAATTGAGCGCCCATTTGAATTTTTTATGCCTGCCAGCCAAAAAAGCGAAGATCAGCAATGGATTACCGCCAGCATGCGCCTTTTATCCATGGCGGCACGCTCGGGTGGATCGATTGCAAAATCGCTGGCCGATATGCGCGAAGTCATCTGGGGCAAAGGCACCGTCCGTTGCGGCATGATTAATAAAGAAGACGGCTCGCAAGCGCCTTTATTCCACGAATCTGAAGTGGCTGCGATTGGCTATGCACTGCAACAAATCCTCACCAAACGCGGCTTCCTGGATGCTTCTGGCAATCAGGTTCCAACCAAGCTGCTGGCTGAACGTTTCAAAAACAAGCATATGACTTATCTGATTAACGAAAGCCATTATGAAGCCCCGCTGGCACCAGTCAGCCCCATTGCCACCGGCAAGAAATGCCCGGAATGCGGTGCTTATGCCTTACAAAAAGTAGACGGCTGCAGCCGCTGCCTGTCTTGTGGCCATGTAGGTGCCTGCGGCTGA